DNA from Yamadazyma tenuis chromosome 5, complete sequence:
gacatcttcttctttcacAAAAAATAAATGCTGCAAGAAATTGAATTTAGTAAAATTCGCAAGAATTAAATAAAGAAGATGATTGAAATATGATTCAAAAAATCCTAGAAAAACTTCCAGAAATCAACCCCATAGTACATGCTACCTTTCTTCAATACAACCCTTTGAACCAACGTTGAAGCAAGCTTCTAGCTCTATATGCACTTGTCGTTCAGAAAAGTACCATACACGACCGAACATCGATATATGCGCGAAGATATTCTGGAGGGAAGATTAGAACTTTACGCAAGCACCATGTCTGACCCTCGTGCAACCATAGCAGAAGCAGAAAAGTTGTTAAAGCCCCAACTGGGATTCTTACTGTTTATATCTGGATCTTCTCAATCCTATAGATTAGAAGAGGCCAGCGACTTATTTGTTCAGGCTGGTAATCAATACAGATTAATAAAGGACTATGACCTGGCTGGTAAACAGTTTGTAAGAGCTGCCAATATCCAGAAACAACTTAACAATCACAACGATGTGGCCAACCACTTGGTTGAAGCCTACAAGTGTTTCAAAGGAGTTTCACCCACCGAAGCCATTGATTCATTGAGTCAAGCAATCCACATTTTCTTAACACAAAATGGGCAATTTAGAAGAGCTGCTAACTTCACAATGGACTTGGCCGAACTTTACGAGTCTACAGGGGATATAGCCAATTCATCTAAGAGTTATGAACAAGCCGGTGATTATTTTGACACTGATCATGCTGAAGCTTTATCCAATAAAGCCTACTTGAAGTGTGCTGATTTGACTAGTTTATCTGGTGACTACCAGAAAGCTGTCGAACTTTATGATGGTATCATTAAGAAACTGGTAGGCAATGCTTTGTCGAAGTGGAATTTGAAGGactacttcttcaaatc
Protein-coding regions in this window:
- the SEC17 gene encoding vesicular-fusion protein S17 (COG:U; EggNog:ENOG503NWP2; BUSCO:EOG09263X22), whose translation is MSDPRATIAEAEKLLKPQSGFLSFISGSSQSYRLEEASDLFVQAGNQYRLIKDYDSAGKQFVRAANIQKQLNNHNDVANHLVEAYKCFKGVSPTEAIDSLSQAIHIFLTQNGQFRRAANFTMDLAELYESTGDIANSSKSYEQAGDYFDTDHAEALSNKAYLKCADLTSLSGDYQKAVELYDGIIKKSVGNALSKWNLKDYFFKSILCTLCMDDVIEAHKKLDHYCQEEPSFESTREFKLIGSILEAIDQGDEQLFADKVFEYDQFSKLDKLKTQLLLKIKNSVVDKDDDDLL